GAGGGGGATTGATGATGGCAGAGAAGCTATCAATACCCATCATGCCGAGATTCGATACGGTGAAGGTGCCGCCGAGGTAATCGTCGGGTTTTAGTTTTCCTTCACGGGCTTTTGTGGCGAGGTTTTTAGCTTCGATGGAGATTTGGCGGATGTTTTTTGAGGAGGCAGAGCGAATGACGGGAGTGATGAGGCCGTTTTCTAGGGCTACGGCGAAGGCTAGGTGGACTTCGCTGTGCTGGCGTATGGCGTCGCCTTCGAAGGAGCTGTTGACGGCTGGAACGGCGCGGAGTGCGTGGACTACGGCTTTCATGACGAAGTCGTTGTAGCTGAGCTTGACGGGATCGGTGAGGTTGGCGAGGGCTTCGTTGAGGGCGGTGCGGGTTTGGACGAGGGGGTCGGCGTTAATTTCAATTTGGAGGTAGAAGTGGGGGATTTGGGTTTTGCTTTCGAGAAGGCGACGGGCGATCGTCTGGCGCATGGGGGTGAGGGGGATGCGAGCGTCGCGTGCTATGGGGCCAGTGGGGAAGAGGGGAGGGGCGTTTTGAGCAAGGTTTTGTGCAGCTTGGAGGACATCGCGTTTAACGATGCGTCCGCCGGGGCCAGTGCCAGAGATGAGATGCAGGGGGATGTTTTGTGTATGCGCTATTTTTTTGGCCAGTGGGGAGAT
The nucleotide sequence above comes from Candidatus Methylacidiphilales bacterium. Encoded proteins:
- a CDS encoding pyruvate dehydrogenase complex dihydrolipoamide acetyltransferase, producing the protein MPVKTITMPMLSPSMTEGTLANWIKKEGDHIQSGEVIAEVETDKAIMDLEAFDSGYLRKILIPAGTKVAINTPIGILTTTADEPFDLPSTTSTPTPTTTPTQQPTTQTPSAPSPQPSPSSSDRTTVTSPPPPPTSRIKISPLAKKIAHTQNIPLHLISGTGPGGRIVKRDVLQAAQNLAQNAPPLFPTGPIARDARIPLTPMRQTIARRLLESKTQIPHFYLQIEINADPLVQTRTALNEALANLTDPVKLSYNDFVMKAVVHALRAVPAVNSSFEGDAIRQHSEVHLAFAVALENGLITPVIRSASSKNIRQISIEAKNLATKAREGKLKPDDYLGGTFTVSNLGMMGIDSFSAIINPPQAAILAVGNITKKPIVNDLNQITIGHRMTLTLSCDHRVIDGAIGAQFLSALRRHLENPVLLLA